The following DNA comes from Epinephelus moara isolate mb chromosome 2, YSFRI_EMoa_1.0, whole genome shotgun sequence.
ctggatggacactaactttttaaatctcaatgaggataaaacagagatcattatgtttggatgtgacccctccgattactctgctgattttctgggccccttcactcctaacatccgttcctctgttaaaaatctcggtgtgacctttgacagtgcttttaaattcgataaacaagttagatcagtaatacaaaccagcttttatcaactcaggcttttagctaaagtaaagggctatctctccccccagaatctagagagggtaatccatgcttttataacctcacgtctggactactgtaactcgctttatgtcggtattgaccagtcactgctacaccgtctacagcttgtccagaacgcagcagcccgcctcctcactggaaagcgtaaacacgatcacatcacaccaatcttggcctcgctccactggcttccagtgcgttttagaattgattttaagattttattgattgtttttaaagccctaaatgggctggcacccccttatttaaccgaactcctgcactttcatgctccctccagagccttgagatcagccagtcagctattactggctactcctaggactaggctgaagaccagaggcgacagagcctttggggcggctgcccctaggctctggaatagcctgcccctgcacattaggtctgcccagaccctagaggtttttaagtcttttcttaaaacccacttcttctctcaggcttttaactcaggttgagctggacacccaaacattttagcttattttgatcttattttataactcttgtattttattttattgtattgtattttatgtatcttatggttattattgtggtgtactattaggtacctcattgtattttcttgtttatttctattgacctgttcagcactttggtcaaccttggttgttttaaatgtgctttataaataaagtttgagttgagttgagttgagttgagtacctactgtaacaggaagtttgagtttcatgtcatgtacttggggagaaatccaactgaaggattgaatcatgtaaaccaggtttttctgattatcagattattgaAGTGCACGTAAACGCGTCAAATCggattattaccattacctgattattcccagttatctgattattgtgcgCATGTAACCATGCTCACTGTTGTCTTCCTGTTTCGATGGACGACGTCAGAGAGACCCTGGATGGCAGCAGTCACCTCAGACAAACCCTGAGCAGTCAGGACAACCTCCTCAATTTTCTCAAATACACTGTCCAGTCTGCCATTATCATCTCTGCGTCTATGAAACAGAAACATTGCATGTAtatattaaataatttattcatatattttattcatttattatatttttaagcTCTCAACAGCTTGGCCATGTACAAGTACAGGAGACAAGGCTGATGAACTCTTCCTCAAATCAATTATCAActcaatataataataataataataataataataataacagcgGGAAAGACTCAACCATGGCAGTGTTTGGACTCACTGAGGAACATGGCATTCATTTAGTCGCTCTCAACATATTGTGTCAGACCAGCTTTGCTCTTTATTAGAGGCCATGCTTAGCGTTTTACGATGACTCATGTCAGAAGGAAAAGGCCAGGATCTGTCAGGATGAGTGGTTTGTTGCTTCCTAAggcatattttgtttttgcaatcaTAGATGGGACACTGGCCTCCTGCTCAGTAAATCTTATAACCACCATTCTGCTGTTCACAAGCTTTCCACTCTGTAACTCTCCCAGTCTGACAGTCCTGGAATtcagaaaaattacatttaggGTCATTCATAATGATGAACATAGAGAAGTGCacataaaacatttctttttgttgacaggggaatggaaatttaaaaagaaaattagcTTACCTTGTAAAGTATTTCAGGGATTGGGCCCTGGGTGGCAGTGAGGGACTTGCTGAGCTAGCCGACCTGGAGAAGCGAAACTGGCTGTTTGAGGAAGGAGTAGGAGGGGGCCCCAAGGCAGCGACATTACCACTTGCATCTGGTGCAGCCTTGGCCCCATGTACCTCGTAATGGGCCTTGTCCCTGAGGTTGAGTGAACTGAAGTGGCCATCCACTCTGGGGAACACTGCCACATTGTTATCACCAGTAAGGTACAGACTCTGGCTTGTTACCTAAAGGACAGTCAGGTTTTCTTAAATCAGCAAAATGTGGGTGATGGAATTTACTCTATCTGTAATACTCTTATAGACATAGGTACAGCACTACAATCAGCAGCCATCAATCAGTATTAGGTTCACCTAGCTAAAACTAACGTGATCCAACacaacagtcctgcaataaatcATGACTGGTTAAAATGTAGAAGTCATGATGTCTATTTTTTGTCGAAACAGTTTTAGATTAGCATTGCTTTAACTGTATGATCATTTTGATAATGATGGTGGTGATAATGAACTGTATTACATTGTACACAGAGGTGTTTCTGTCACTGAACCTAGTCTCATTGATATAAAGAGGGTGcacaaaatacaagaaacacctgtcagtacaacacaatacagttcaacagcaccatTAACTGCAACTTCAAAAATGGCCATATCAACACCTCTCTAAAACACAAGTCTGTGTGCTCCCATGCATTTCCCCAGTTCAcctctctaaaacagtttcaacacaAACTGAACATAATAACCTTCATGAAGGTATTAATTATAGTAGGACTATCACATTAGACCAAATTATGTTTATCCTGATGGACCTAATAAACTCGGTTGAGTGGGGTTAAGGGGCGGGATGGGAGGCTGTTTATATCTCATAACTTTACATAACTCCAACAGATCAGTAACTTATGGATTAATATCTATGTGCCTGACAACTAGCTGTCTTTAGAGTTCAGCCAATGTCACACATTCTGTAAATGTAAAACTTAATGCTAACAAACTAGCATGAATTAGCTAGCTACATATCTTTGGGAAAGAGACATATTATTGTTTGTAAACGTTAAGCAATGTTTGATGACTATATTACCTGAAATATTTTAGCCATCTTTTCCACCGTCATGTCTTCCTCTCTGAAGGTGACCCTCCTGGGGGCCTTGAATAGCACAAAGGATGCGTCCATCTTCATCTCTGTGCCTGTGCGTGCTGAGTTTCCCGCGATGTTAGCTAGCTCTGTTAGCATGTAGTTGGTCCACATGTTGTTAGCTACTTTATTGCGCATGTGCGAGCAATAGAAAGACACCATGGGAAATGGGAAAATCAGCAACCGAAAACGTAAATTAgacttattattttgttttcgtttattatattttctgttttgagCTGAAAAtaggaaaacaaacaccaaTCTTCCATTTTTTGGTTACACAGAAAAACTAAATATTGACTCGTTTTTTCGTTTTTCATTTGCTAGATTGAATGGAATAATTGAATGATCGGATGATACACGGACCATGAAAGCAGCACTGTATATTTAGGCTAAATGTTACAGATCAGTAATTTTGTCCCTAAAATCAACAAATAATTGTGATAGATAATTGTGATCTCATATTCATCAAAATAATCGTAATTATCATTTTGGCTATAATCATGCAGCCCTACTATGAACTTGTCACTTTGGGCTTTAGGACACTGCAGTGGAATCATGTAGGCCTATTCAGATTTTGTTCTTACTCATTAGGCTACATCATCCTTTCTAACTGCAACTCCACAGCAGATTTTCACTGCCCTGCTTATTTCGTTCAGTTGTGGTTGTCAGTAAAAGTTAACCCCTAAATTAACAAGTTTTCcctatatttttttattggagATGGGTGGCTGCGACACAACAACAGATGGATAAAATGTCCTAG
Coding sequences within:
- the LOC126397583 gene encoding uncharacterized protein LOC126397583 isoform X2 — encoded protein: MVSFYCSHMRNKVANNMWTNYMLTELANIAGNSARTGTEMKMDASFVLFKAPRRVTFREEDMTVEKMAKIFQVTSQSLYLTGDNNVAVFPRVDGHFSSLNLRDKAHYEVHGAKAAPDASGNVAALGPPPTPSSNSQFRFSRSASSASPSLPPRAQSLKYFTRRRDDNGRLDSVFEKIEEVVLTAQGLSEVTAAIQGLSDVVHRNRKTTVSMVTCAQ
- the LOC126397583 gene encoding uncharacterized protein LOC126397583 isoform X1, producing MVSFYCSHMRNKVANNMWTNYMLTELANIAGNSARTGTEMKMDASFVLFKAPRRVTFREEDMTVEKMAKIFQVTSQSLYLTGDNNVAVFPRVDGHFSSLNLRDKAHYEVHGAKAAPDASGNVAALGPPPTPSSNSQFRFSRSASSASPSLPPRAQSLKYFTRTVRLGELQSGKLVNSRMVVIRFTEQEASVPSMIAKTKYALGSNKPLILTDPGLFLLT